In one window of Leptospirales bacterium DNA:
- the lhgO gene encoding L-2-hydroxyglutarate oxidase gives MVQHRKADMTIIGGGLVGLATAYALQQSSKGRKQPHIVVLEKESGVAAHQSGHNSGVIHSGLYYKPGSAKARLCVDGRRRLLQFCRKEGVRFELCGKQVVASSEGELPRLEELRRRGIQNGLRGLRLLKAAEIKRREPGLRAAGALFVPETGIVDFPGMAQALRRRIEGRGGEFLANCKLHEARLQGPHWKLCGDGFEVESGALINCAGLYSDRVAALCGEKVETAILPFRGEYYQLAPAARSLVRDLIYPLPDPAFPFLGVHYTRRIDGSIEAGPNAVFALGREAYNWKSFDTTETLAALLFPGLRRLAARHWRMGLGEIHRSLSKAAFTRALQVLTPDLKESDLLPGGSGVRAQACDRNGKLLDDFVVLRGRRAVHVINAPSPAATASLAIGEQIAAMAMSEPL, from the coding sequence ATGGTGCAGCATCGCAAAGCAGACATGACAATTATTGGCGGCGGCCTGGTTGGACTGGCAACCGCCTATGCCTTGCAACAGTCAAGCAAGGGACGCAAACAGCCGCACATCGTAGTCTTAGAAAAGGAGAGCGGAGTCGCTGCCCACCAGAGCGGACACAACAGCGGCGTGATCCACAGCGGTCTGTACTACAAACCTGGCAGCGCCAAAGCGCGACTCTGCGTGGACGGTCGTCGTCGCTTGCTACAATTCTGTCGTAAAGAAGGCGTGCGCTTTGAACTTTGTGGCAAACAGGTCGTCGCCAGCAGCGAGGGCGAACTGCCGCGCCTCGAGGAGCTGCGCCGGCGCGGAATCCAGAATGGACTGCGCGGGCTGCGTTTGCTGAAGGCGGCGGAGATCAAACGGCGCGAGCCAGGCCTTCGCGCAGCAGGCGCATTGTTTGTTCCCGAAACGGGCATCGTCGATTTTCCCGGCATGGCGCAGGCCCTGCGTCGGCGAATCGAAGGCCGCGGCGGCGAATTCCTGGCAAACTGCAAGTTGCACGAGGCCCGACTGCAAGGGCCACATTGGAAATTGTGCGGCGATGGCTTTGAAGTAGAAAGCGGCGCCTTGATCAACTGTGCCGGATTGTATTCGGATCGCGTCGCAGCGCTGTGTGGAGAAAAGGTGGAGACGGCGATACTTCCTTTTCGCGGCGAATACTATCAGCTGGCGCCTGCAGCGCGCTCCCTGGTTCGGGATTTGATCTATCCGCTTCCCGATCCAGCCTTTCCCTTTCTGGGCGTACACTACACGCGTCGCATAGACGGCAGCATAGAAGCCGGACCCAACGCAGTTTTTGCCCTTGGCCGCGAGGCCTACAACTGGAAGAGTTTTGATACGACGGAGACTCTGGCAGCGCTGCTCTTTCCGGGACTGCGTCGACTGGCCGCCCGCCACTGGCGAATGGGCCTTGGCGAGATCCATCGTTCGCTGTCGAAGGCGGCCTTTACGCGGGCCTTGCAGGTTCTTACTCCTGACTTGAAAGAAAGCGATCTCTTGCCTGGCGGCAGCGGCGTGCGCGCCCAGGCCTGCGACCGCAACGGCAAATTGCTTGATGACTTTGTCGTCCTGCGCGGACGACGCGCAGTGCACGTAATCAATGCTCCTTCGCCGGCCGCCACCGCCTCCCTGGCCATCGGCGAGCAAATCGCCGCCATGGCGATGAGCGAACCTCTGTAG
- the ppk1 gene encoding polyphosphate kinase 1 — MAQSTNPKHAAEKAARRQSRRAEPGAPLLSRSNHELFINREISWLQFNNRVLEEAGRKDNPLLERLKFLAIFEANLFEFFMIRAAGLKQVLASAIPEIQDDGRTPLATLQEISRISHQAEQTMSRQLREVLAGLREHGLDLIDSYRDLVPHERSYAADYFHREVFRILTPLAIDPAHPFPHIVNGRLNLAVTLRRKNAPVKNQDSYAIVEVPNVLPRFLELPARSKAHGPRRYIALEEVIKMHAAELFSGTAVRSFHGFTIIRNNDLSIDEVASDNLLSTIEEELKNRRWGEAVRLTCREGMPENIREFLRERLDLEPYEIYERPGPLNLQDLWQLYNTPAENPELRDRPFIAHNPIADYKPEKLFAQIRKKDLLLHHPFQSFQPVVDLVNYAARDAKTLAIKQTLYRTGTDSPIVRALIQAAENGKQVTALVELKARFDEERNINWAREMEKHGVHVVYGLVGLKIHGKMLQIVRREADGVKAYCHLSTGNYNPITARMYTDISLFTCDSAINDDVTDLFHSLTGYSTPARFRKLAAAPINLRETLLRLVQREIANAEAGKPARIRLKMNSLVDSDMILALYRASRAGVPIELVVRGICCLRPGIKGVSDNIEVYSVVGRFLEHSRIFYFENGGQPRVFLSSADWMPRNLNRRVEILFPVEDADHVASLRGVLDAIARDNHNRRRILTDGSYERLRPGANEARFSSQRHFRETAIKEFAELERAIANRRRTVFQPLTNPDRGALAPAADHEETEKESRPQSPLESLAEHTSGVSDG, encoded by the coding sequence CTGGCCCAATCGACGAATCCGAAACATGCCGCCGAGAAGGCCGCGCGCCGCCAGTCGAGACGCGCTGAGCCCGGCGCTCCGCTTCTCAGCCGCAGCAACCATGAACTCTTTATTAACCGCGAAATTTCCTGGCTGCAGTTCAACAACCGCGTGCTGGAAGAGGCCGGTCGCAAAGACAACCCGCTGCTGGAACGCTTGAAGTTTCTGGCAATCTTTGAAGCAAATCTCTTTGAATTTTTCATGATTCGAGCTGCTGGCCTCAAGCAGGTGCTGGCCTCAGCCATTCCCGAAATTCAGGACGACGGCCGCACCCCTCTGGCAACGCTGCAGGAGATTTCACGAATCTCGCACCAGGCAGAGCAAACCATGTCGCGTCAGCTGCGCGAGGTGCTGGCCGGACTGCGCGAACATGGCCTGGATCTGATCGATTCCTACCGCGACCTTGTACCCCACGAACGCAGCTATGCCGCCGACTATTTTCACCGCGAGGTCTTTCGCATTCTGACGCCTCTGGCCATTGACCCGGCGCATCCGTTTCCGCACATTGTAAACGGCCGCTTGAATCTGGCGGTTACTCTGCGGCGAAAGAACGCCCCGGTTAAGAATCAAGACTCCTACGCTATCGTGGAAGTTCCAAATGTTTTGCCGCGCTTCCTGGAACTGCCGGCGCGCAGCAAAGCCCACGGCCCGCGGCGCTACATTGCACTGGAAGAAGTGATCAAGATGCACGCCGCCGAACTGTTCAGCGGCACTGCGGTGCGCAGTTTTCATGGCTTTACCATCATTCGCAACAACGATCTCTCCATCGATGAAGTGGCGTCGGACAACCTGCTCTCGACAATAGAGGAAGAACTCAAGAATCGTCGCTGGGGCGAAGCGGTTCGACTCACCTGTCGCGAAGGAATGCCGGAAAACATTCGCGAGTTTTTGCGCGAACGGCTGGATTTGGAGCCCTATGAGATCTATGAACGACCTGGCCCGTTGAATTTGCAAGATCTCTGGCAGCTCTACAATACGCCGGCCGAAAACCCGGAATTGCGCGATCGTCCCTTCATAGCTCATAATCCCATCGCCGATTATAAGCCCGAGAAGCTTTTTGCCCAAATCCGCAAGAAAGACCTGCTGCTGCATCACCCCTTCCAATCATTTCAGCCGGTGGTCGACCTGGTAAACTATGCGGCGCGCGATGCCAAGACCCTGGCCATCAAGCAAACTCTGTATCGTACCGGGACCGACAGCCCGATTGTTCGCGCCCTGATTCAAGCTGCTGAAAACGGCAAGCAGGTCACGGCGCTGGTAGAGCTGAAAGCGCGCTTTGATGAGGAACGCAATATCAACTGGGCGCGCGAAATGGAAAAGCACGGCGTGCACGTGGTCTATGGTCTGGTGGGACTGAAAATCCACGGCAAGATGCTACAGATTGTGCGACGCGAGGCGGACGGCGTAAAGGCCTACTGCCATCTTTCTACCGGCAATTACAACCCGATAACAGCGCGGATGTACACCGATATCTCGCTATTTACCTGCGACAGCGCCATCAATGACGACGTTACCGATTTATTCCACAGTCTGACCGGTTACTCTACGCCGGCGCGCTTTCGAAAGCTTGCGGCAGCGCCCATCAACCTGCGCGAGACCTTGCTACGACTGGTGCAGCGCGAGATCGCTAACGCCGAAGCGGGCAAGCCGGCGCGAATACGTCTGAAAATGAATTCGCTGGTAGATTCGGACATGATCCTTGCGCTGTACCGCGCCTCGCGAGCCGGCGTGCCAATTGAATTGGTGGTCCGCGGCATCTGCTGCCTGCGTCCCGGAATCAAGGGCGTCAGCGACAATATCGAGGTCTATTCTGTAGTTGGCCGCTTTTTGGAGCACAGCCGCATCTTCTATTTTGAGAACGGCGGACAGCCGCGCGTCTTTTTGTCCAGCGCCGACTGGATGCCCCGCAATTTAAATCGCCGGGTAGAGATCCTGTTCCCGGTGGAAGATGCGGATCATGTAGCAAGCCTGCGCGGCGTACTGGATGCAATTGCCCGCGACAACCACAATCGTCGTCGCATACTTACGGATGGCAGCTATGAGCGCTTGCGGCCCGGGGCCAACGAGGCGCGATTTTCCTCGCAGCGTCACTTCCGCGAAACCGCAATTAAGGAATTTGCCGAGCTGGAGAGGGCCATCGCCAATCGACGCCGCACAGTATTCCAGCCGCTGACCAATCCAGACCGCGGCGCGCTGGCGCCGGCCGCCGATCACGAGGAGACCGAAAAGGAAAGCCGCCCACAGTCGCCGCTGGAGAGTCTAGCTGAGCACACCAGCGGAGTATCCGATGGCTGA
- a CDS encoding DUF1015 family protein produces the protein MPELRAFRALRPQPEYADQIVSVPYDVVDREEARAMAKGAPWRFLRITRSDLEFPDSVDAYSDQVYARAVENLEKFQQAGKLLRETSDHVYIYRLNQGSRQQTGLVALSSIEDYRSDRIKKHELTRAEKERDRTVHIDRTGANTGPVFLLYNNSQAPRLAQLMDAHADTTQPLYDVSFDDGVRHRIWPVGPGAEQSELLALYHSLPAAYIADGHHRAASAVSVGGARRKSAAQVSGKELFNYFLTVSFPDDQLSILPYNRAVVDLNGHSGERLLQLAAERFEVLPATAAPPAANECRMLLEGQWRTLRARAGSYDDNDPIASLMVSILQANLLGPVLGIEDPRTSDRISFIGGIRGEAELERLLASGKFQLAFSMPPVSTAQLIAVSDAGKIMPPKSTWFEPKLRSGFLVHLIDA, from the coding sequence ATGCCAGAGCTTCGCGCCTTTCGCGCCCTTCGTCCGCAACCTGAATATGCCGATCAAATCGTCAGCGTTCCCTACGACGTAGTCGACCGCGAGGAAGCCCGCGCCATGGCCAAGGGCGCGCCCTGGCGCTTTTTGCGCATCACGCGTTCCGACCTAGAATTTCCGGATTCCGTAGATGCCTACAGCGACCAGGTCTACGCCCGGGCCGTGGAAAATCTGGAGAAATTCCAGCAAGCCGGCAAGTTACTGCGCGAAACAAGCGACCATGTCTATATCTATCGATTGAATCAGGGTTCGCGCCAGCAAACCGGGCTGGTGGCGCTCTCCTCCATTGAAGACTACAGGAGCGACCGCATCAAGAAACACGAGCTGACGCGCGCCGAAAAGGAGCGCGACCGTACTGTCCACATCGATCGTACCGGCGCCAATACTGGTCCGGTCTTTTTGCTCTACAACAACAGCCAGGCGCCGCGACTGGCGCAATTGATGGACGCTCATGCCGATACTACGCAGCCGCTCTATGATGTAAGTTTTGATGATGGAGTGCGCCATCGCATATGGCCAGTAGGCCCTGGCGCCGAGCAAAGCGAATTGCTTGCATTGTACCATTCACTTCCGGCCGCCTACATTGCCGATGGTCATCACCGTGCAGCATCAGCGGTTTCTGTGGGCGGCGCGCGGCGCAAGAGCGCAGCTCAGGTCAGCGGGAAGGAGCTCTTCAATTATTTTTTGACGGTAAGCTTTCCCGACGACCAATTGAGCATCCTCCCCTACAATCGGGCTGTCGTCGATCTGAATGGCCACAGTGGCGAACGTCTTCTGCAACTGGCAGCAGAGAGATTTGAAGTCCTGCCGGCAACTGCCGCGCCCCCCGCAGCCAATGAGTGCCGTATGCTGCTGGAAGGCCAATGGCGCACGCTCCGCGCCCGAGCCGGCAGCTATGACGATAATGATCCTATTGCATCGCTTATGGTAAGCATACTCCAGGCAAATTTGCTGGGACCCGTCCTGGGCATCGAGGATCCGCGCACCTCCGATCGTATTTCCTTTATCGGCGGCATCCGCGGCGAGGCGGAACTGGAGCGTCTGCTTGCTTCCGGCAAATTCCAGCTGGCCTTTTCCATGCCGCCGGTCAGCACGGCGCAACTGATCGCCGTCTCTGATGCCGGAAAGATTATGCCGCCCAAGTCGACCTGGTTTGAACCCAAGCTACGCTCAGGCTTCCTGGTTCACTTGATTGACGCTTGA
- a CDS encoding ferritin family protein, with product MARFKPVKKTTFLEAVAAAIDHEKRVFEFYLRNAESMPEGRIKQLFYQLAEEVEDHIDLIKEIYSQVQGGEALPNLKMLSSVQKFHSTSLNILMKRLDRNTQSDAGGDELEAVSMATRQHEDAADFYRKITDKFEDPSIRMLFQRLANFQDENRMLLESYAAYMTQGTPYSQPGAYWEEEHL from the coding sequence ATGGCCCGCTTCAAGCCCGTAAAAAAGACCACATTTCTGGAGGCGGTGGCTGCCGCCATCGACCATGAAAAGCGCGTCTTCGAATTTTATCTGCGTAATGCGGAGTCAATGCCCGAAGGGCGCATCAAGCAGTTGTTTTACCAGTTGGCCGAAGAAGTCGAAGACCACATTGACCTGATCAAAGAAATCTACAGCCAGGTGCAGGGCGGCGAAGCGCTGCCCAATTTGAAGATGCTCTCCAGCGTGCAGAAATTTCACTCCACCTCGTTGAACATTCTGATGAAGCGGCTCGATCGCAATACTCAAAGCGATGCTGGCGGCGACGAGCTGGAAGCGGTCAGCATGGCTACGCGGCAGCATGAAGACGCGGCGGACTTTTACCGCAAGATTACTGATAAGTTCGAGGATCCCAGCATTCGCATGCTCTTCCAGCGTCTGGCCAACTTCCAGGACGAGAATCGCATGTTGCTGGAATCTTATGCTGCGTACATGACGCAGGGCACGCCCTACAGTCAGCCGGGCGCCTACTGGGAAGAGGAGCACCTGTAG
- a CDS encoding TetR/AcrR family transcriptional regulator: MPRRSQAREKLLTAARAAFWTHCFGPVGVEELCQQAGIRRGSFYYFFSSKEELGLAVLESFWDDEAAAIQRFLRLKGPAGAGLLPYLRDCLRRQLRHVKRHGHIPGCPFVSTGVESAAVSEALRQRVSEILQRYQRRLSALVNEDQELATRTVLLLQGGYALARVQNSPAPLRHALQAIAWTLEMEGAR, translated from the coding sequence ATGCCGCGTCGCAGCCAGGCCCGCGAGAAGCTGCTGACAGCGGCGCGCGCCGCCTTCTGGACTCATTGCTTCGGTCCGGTAGGCGTGGAGGAGCTCTGCCAGCAGGCCGGAATCCGTCGGGGCTCGTTTTACTATTTCTTTTCTTCGAAGGAAGAACTCGGATTGGCGGTGCTGGAATCATTCTGGGACGATGAGGCTGCGGCGATCCAACGCTTCCTGCGGCTGAAGGGCCCTGCAGGGGCCGGATTGCTGCCCTACCTGCGCGACTGCCTTCGCCGACAGCTTCGGCACGTGAAACGTCACGGTCACATCCCGGGCTGTCCCTTTGTGAGTACCGGCGTGGAATCGGCGGCGGTCAGCGAGGCGCTACGTCAGCGAGTTTCTGAAATACTGCAACGCTACCAGCGGCGACTTTCGGCCCTGGTCAACGAAGATCAGGAGCTGGCGACGCGAACAGTCTTACTGCTGCAGGGCGGCTATGCTCTGGCGCGCGTTCAAAATAGCCCGGCGCCCTTGCGGCATGCTTTGCAGGCAATTGCCTGGACGCTTGAAATGGAAGGAGCCAGGTAA
- a CDS encoding MBL fold metallo-hydrolase — translation MAEVICCSKAVCPPRSLRLIGVAVVALLLASCYTLDPEREQSPWFRDGRYHNLSDDRALEEKGFLSVLRWKIFGDADPPAADGDLEAIPAVTPRRREDLLANEGQLRVVWIGHATVWIASQHNGKRFHLITDPIFGSPMFWMRRYTALPLQPEEFPEIHAILISHAHRDHLDYDALRRLQAHSPGVQIYMPSGLGAQARQQGLANVHIVDWWQSEELRGQRITFVPAFHWSRMGLNDMMQYHWGGYVVEIDNRKVYFAGDTAFADHFVQISDRFPQGFDLTLMPIGAFKPRWFMRYAHIDPEEALTANRILGGRYILPVHWGAFALGDDLPSEPGLYFQRLLEQSGAPGRVWTPGEIFDR, via the coding sequence ATGGCTGAGGTCATTTGCTGCAGCAAAGCTGTTTGTCCGCCGCGATCTCTGCGCCTCATAGGCGTAGCAGTGGTTGCGCTATTGCTGGCAAGCTGCTATACGCTGGATCCGGAACGCGAACAATCGCCCTGGTTTCGCGATGGCCGCTACCACAATCTCAGCGATGATCGCGCACTGGAAGAGAAGGGCTTTCTATCCGTGTTACGCTGGAAGATTTTTGGCGATGCCGATCCGCCGGCAGCGGACGGCGATCTGGAGGCCATTCCCGCGGTGACCCCGCGGCGAAGGGAAGACTTACTGGCCAACGAGGGCCAGCTGCGTGTGGTATGGATAGGGCACGCTACGGTCTGGATTGCCAGTCAGCACAACGGTAAACGGTTTCATCTAATTACGGATCCCATTTTTGGATCGCCGATGTTCTGGATGCGGCGTTACACGGCGCTGCCGTTGCAGCCCGAAGAATTCCCCGAGATTCACGCCATTCTGATCAGTCACGCGCATCGCGATCATCTGGACTACGACGCGCTGCGAAGGCTGCAGGCGCACAGCCCCGGCGTGCAGATCTACATGCCCTCCGGCCTGGGCGCCCAGGCTCGCCAGCAGGGTCTGGCAAATGTACACATTGTTGATTGGTGGCAAAGCGAAGAGCTGCGTGGTCAACGCATCACTTTTGTTCCGGCCTTTCACTGGAGCCGCATGGGCTTGAACGATATGATGCAGTACCACTGGGGCGGATACGTAGTGGAAATTGACAATCGGAAGGTCTATTTTGCTGGCGACACGGCCTTTGCGGATCACTTTGTACAGATCAGCGATCGATTTCCACAGGGCTTCGATCTGACACTGATGCCAATCGGGGCCTTCAAGCCGCGCTGGTTCATGCGCTACGCGCATATTGACCCCGAGGAGGCGCTGACCGCTAACAGGATCCTGGGCGGGCGCTATATTCTGCCCGTCCACTGGGGCGCCTTTGCCCTTGGCGACGATTTACCCTCCGAACCCGGACTCTACTTTCAGCGCCTGCTGGAGCAAAGCGGCGCGCCAGGGCGCGTCTGGACGCCCGGCGAAATCTTCGATCGTTGA
- a CDS encoding adenylate/guanylate cyclase domain-containing protein → MTDLALLDRRIEELLASGADPKTGRALRNFIEEAPAARMYAISPYRLAEDLSLSQDEMLDAFLLGVLIGLFELEWNFRCPACGVGETRAQHLQELEQNAFCNICRIDLPGEFDETIELKFNVSHDIRREPQPELGDSILAWFAPGKRLALELPAGAVKTVQLKLDHGPYAFFYDSAQAPLALCAGHGESTSEEREIEVTINAAGCQSSLASSIRSIRPGPVRLTIRNQDRNAKKAELVHGKPRPWVRAMDVALNRHFHEHFSTELIHPKRSYAIRNLVFLFTDLRGSTNLYEQLGDARAYSRVQEHFDILSRCVAEHRGAVVKTVGDAIMAVFKRSNDALRAVQEMHEQLRERTELVLKTGLHRGPAIAVNSNERLDYFGRTVNLAARLQGLSRGGDLILSRSLAEEPALQPLLKQSGLNAVKYLARLKGIAGEYPIARISLAESDSMATMPVPPGDIQSGRQSLVSAKS, encoded by the coding sequence ATGACCGATCTTGCGTTACTGGATAGAAGAATTGAGGAACTGCTGGCATCCGGCGCGGACCCAAAGACCGGCAGAGCCTTGCGGAACTTTATTGAGGAAGCGCCTGCTGCCAGAATGTATGCGATATCTCCGTATCGTTTGGCCGAGGACCTTTCGCTTTCACAAGACGAAATGCTCGATGCCTTCTTGCTTGGCGTGCTGATCGGACTGTTCGAATTGGAATGGAATTTTCGCTGTCCGGCTTGTGGCGTCGGCGAGACCAGAGCTCAACATCTACAGGAGCTGGAACAGAATGCATTCTGCAATATCTGTCGCATTGATCTGCCTGGAGAATTTGACGAAACCATAGAATTGAAATTTAATGTGAGTCATGATATTCGACGCGAGCCGCAGCCGGAGCTTGGCGACTCGATTCTTGCCTGGTTTGCTCCTGGTAAGCGCCTCGCTCTGGAACTGCCGGCCGGCGCAGTAAAGACAGTGCAGCTCAAATTGGATCACGGGCCTTATGCATTTTTCTACGATAGCGCCCAGGCCCCGCTGGCGCTGTGCGCCGGTCATGGCGAAAGCACTTCAGAGGAACGCGAGATCGAAGTGACAATCAACGCTGCTGGATGTCAGAGCAGCCTTGCCAGCAGCATTCGCTCTATTCGCCCAGGTCCAGTCCGTCTGACTATCCGCAATCAAGATCGCAACGCCAAAAAGGCCGAGCTGGTCCATGGCAAACCAAGGCCCTGGGTGCGAGCCATGGATGTTGCCCTGAATCGGCACTTCCACGAGCACTTCTCCACCGAGTTGATCCATCCAAAGCGCTCCTATGCCATCCGCAATCTGGTCTTTTTGTTTACGGACTTGCGCGGCTCCACCAATCTCTACGAACAACTGGGGGACGCGCGCGCCTATTCTCGTGTCCAGGAGCATTTTGATATTCTGAGCCGCTGCGTGGCGGAACATCGCGGCGCTGTGGTAAAGACTGTCGGCGATGCGATCATGGCCGTATTCAAACGCAGCAACGACGCGCTGCGCGCTGTCCAGGAAATGCATGAACAACTTCGCGAGCGTACTGAACTCGTTCTCAAGACCGGCTTGCACCGCGGCCCGGCAATTGCCGTCAATTCCAACGAGCGTCTGGACTACTTTGGCCGTACTGTAAATCTGGCGGCGCGTCTGCAGGGACTTTCGCGGGGCGGCGATTTGATACTCTCGCGCAGTCTGGCAGAGGAGCCTGCTTTACAGCCGCTGCTGAAGCAGTCGGGACTGAACGCTGTCAAATATCTGGCGCGGCTCAAGGGGATTGCTGGCGAATATCCTATCGCCAGAATCTCGTTAGCGGAAAGCGACTCGATGGCAACAATGCCTGTTCCGCCGGGTGACATTCAGAGCGGGCGGCAATCTCTTGTATCGGCAAAATCGTAG